A single Pararhizobium sp. A13 DNA region contains:
- a CDS encoding KpsF/GutQ family sugar-phosphate isomerase: MGLRQVDVNTPKERAVAESIGRSIATAVDGINALAAHFTADQALSRSLVDAVELIARRNGRVVVSGVGKSGHIGRKIAATMASTGTSAYFVHPTEASHGDLGMITSEDLLILLSWSGETVELGNMLTYAKRFNVPIISVTSNCESLLARNSSVAITLPKVQEACPHGLAPTTSAMLQLAVGDALAIALLERRGFSAQDFKTFHPGGKLGSQLLLVQELAHAGEAIPLLPLGSPMGDAVIQMSSKGFGVVGITDEAGKLVGVITDGDLRRHMSRDLLLETVDAVMSHNPRVIQGSVLASAAMEFMQAQKVTVLFLIDDLGVPSGILNVHDLLRAGVA; the protein is encoded by the coding sequence ATGGGTCTCAGGCAAGTTGACGTGAATACCCCGAAGGAACGCGCTGTCGCCGAATCGATCGGACGTTCCATTGCCACAGCCGTCGATGGTATCAATGCGCTTGCCGCCCACTTCACTGCCGACCAGGCCCTGTCGCGCAGTCTCGTCGATGCCGTTGAATTGATCGCCCGCCGCAACGGCCGCGTCGTTGTTTCCGGGGTCGGGAAAAGCGGGCATATCGGCCGCAAGATCGCCGCGACCATGGCTTCTACCGGAACCTCGGCTTATTTCGTGCATCCGACGGAGGCGAGCCACGGTGATCTCGGCATGATCACGTCGGAAGACCTGCTCATTCTCCTTTCCTGGTCGGGCGAGACCGTCGAGCTTGGCAACATGCTGACCTATGCCAAGCGGTTCAACGTTCCAATTATTTCGGTGACATCCAATTGCGAGAGCCTGCTGGCGCGCAATTCCAGCGTCGCCATCACCCTGCCGAAGGTGCAGGAAGCCTGCCCGCACGGGTTGGCGCCGACGACATCGGCTATGCTGCAACTTGCCGTCGGCGATGCGCTGGCAATCGCGCTTCTCGAGCGTCGCGGCTTTTCGGCCCAGGACTTCAAGACGTTTCATCCGGGCGGCAAACTGGGCTCGCAGCTGCTTCTGGTGCAGGAGCTTGCGCACGCGGGTGAGGCGATCCCCCTCCTGCCGCTCGGCAGTCCCATGGGCGACGCGGTCATCCAGATGTCGTCCAAGGGCTTCGGTGTCGTTGGTATCACCGACGAAGCTGGAAAATTGGTCGGCGTCATCACAGACGGAGATTTGCGCCGCCACATGTCGCGTGATCTGCTGCTCGAAACGGTCGACGCGGTCATGTCTCACAATCCGCGGGTCATCCAGGGCAGCGTTCTGGCAAGTGCAGCGATGGAATTCATGCAGGCGCAGAAGGTCACTGTCCTGTTTTTGATCGATGACCTTGGGGTCCCGAGCGGCATATTGAACGTCCACGACCTGCTCCGCGCCGGCGTTGCATAA
- a CDS encoding DUF4304 domain-containing protein produces MEKALSLEASIRNHFAPVLRRDGFKGSGRIFRATVGDMICVVNVQGSVFGGRFAVNLGVQPIAVPSVTGAITDPKKIVESSCEFGRRLSDEGVDHWWDYSDQTTLDRAVDEAARMYQKVGRSFFERFTSSDNELREIAPDSSIPHGYAADLRTSEARLFRALAHMRLVANKADEAVRFAKMALANGGPSWQAYSELQSLIQRAQN; encoded by the coding sequence TTGGAAAAGGCGTTGTCTTTGGAAGCCAGTATCAGAAACCATTTTGCGCCAGTTCTCCGGAGGGATGGCTTCAAAGGCTCGGGAAGAATTTTTCGGGCGACTGTTGGCGATATGATCTGCGTGGTCAATGTTCAAGGCAGCGTTTTTGGTGGGAGGTTTGCAGTCAATCTGGGAGTGCAGCCTATTGCGGTTCCGAGCGTTACGGGTGCCATCACAGACCCCAAGAAAATTGTGGAGAGTTCCTGCGAGTTCGGCCGGAGACTATCAGATGAGGGAGTTGATCACTGGTGGGACTATTCTGATCAGACAACGCTGGATCGCGCAGTAGACGAGGCGGCTCGAATGTACCAGAAGGTGGGAAGGAGCTTCTTTGAGCGGTTTACCTCATCCGACAACGAGCTGCGCGAAATCGCACCGGACAGTTCCATACCTCATGGCTACGCAGCAGACCTTAGGACTTCGGAGGCGCGTCTGTTCCGCGCCCTGGCACACATGAGACTGGTCGCCAATAAGGCCGATGAAGCTGTTCGCTTTGCAAAGATGGCTTTGGCCAACGGCGGCCCATCCTGGCAAGCGTACTCCGAGCTACAAAGCCTCATTCAACGAGCACAGAATTGA
- a CDS encoding LysR family transcriptional regulator codes for MDSDGSGLKLRQLQMLREVVRSGSMRLAARALRVSQPAISQNIKQLEAAIEFTLFRRDNSRLIPTEKAWELLRIVDAVFVGLDRVEKSIAALKGNDSHVIGIAAPGIFSLGVVPRAVKTIREIYPACSIQLKSGSYSEVADHVLTGRADLGISRLPLDDRIFEWTPVGMARNVCLFPPDHRFLSKQIITPEDLLGEALIDIEPQFSAHQMNVNALRYMGVKPDIAVEYDANGHDAGFVAAGVGISITNEIVAREYNHFGLEFRLFEPGAVYHYVVFWQKARSLSEGVRRAAEQMVVAFNAPESTTNGLATTA; via the coding sequence GTGGACAGTGATGGCTCGGGCCTCAAGCTGCGTCAGCTGCAGATGTTACGTGAGGTTGTGCGCTCTGGGTCCATGCGGCTTGCTGCGCGTGCGTTGCGCGTGAGCCAACCCGCGATCAGTCAGAATATCAAGCAACTCGAGGCGGCAATCGAATTCACGCTGTTCCGGCGGGACAACAGCCGCCTGATCCCAACCGAAAAGGCCTGGGAGTTGTTGCGGATCGTCGATGCGGTGTTTGTAGGACTGGATCGGGTAGAAAAATCCATCGCCGCCCTCAAGGGGAACGACTCGCACGTCATCGGCATTGCCGCGCCAGGCATATTCTCGCTGGGCGTTGTTCCTCGTGCCGTCAAGACAATTCGCGAGATCTATCCAGCGTGTTCGATACAGCTGAAATCCGGTAGTTATTCCGAGGTTGCAGATCACGTCCTCACCGGCCGGGCCGACCTTGGTATCTCTCGATTGCCATTGGACGACCGGATCTTCGAATGGACGCCGGTTGGCATGGCCAGAAATGTTTGTCTGTTTCCGCCGGATCACAGGTTCCTGTCGAAGCAGATTATAACACCGGAGGACCTTCTTGGAGAAGCCCTCATCGATATCGAGCCGCAGTTCTCCGCCCACCAGATGAACGTCAATGCTCTCCGATACATGGGGGTCAAACCTGACATTGCTGTCGAGTATGATGCGAACGGGCACGATGCCGGGTTCGTCGCGGCCGGCGTCGGAATATCCATCACGAACGAAATCGTTGCGCGGGAATATAACCATTTTGGTTTGGAGTTTCGCCTGTTCGAGCCCGGGGCGGTATACCATTATGTCGTCTTCTGGCAAAAGGCCCGATCGCTGAGCGAAGGGGTCCGCAGGGCTGCGGAGCAAATGGTCGTGGCGTTCAACGCACCTGAAAGCACCACCAACGGGCTGGCCACAACAGCCTAG
- a CDS encoding ABC transporter permease subunit (The N-terminal region of this protein, as described by TIGR01726, is a three transmembrane segment that identifies a subfamily of ABC transporter permease subunits, which specificities that include histidine, arginine, glutamine, glutamate, L-cystine (sic), the opines (in Agrobacterium) octopine and nopaline, etc.), with amino-acid sequence MSALFDQFLYGLLNTVSVFFLSGILGTVLGLLTAIVNASEKGIGSRVGRGYTSLVRGIPELLIILVFYFGGTAAISAVVGSYVEIDALAAGVIALTIVFGGYSAEVFRGAINAIPAGQTEAAGSLGLSPWQVWTLVIIPQMIPTALPGYANLCISLIKDTSLISVVGLTDVMRVAYVGAGSLRAPLPFYLAASAIYLALTSLCLLSFALMERRFSSQYATGGAES; translated from the coding sequence TTGAGCGCGCTTTTTGATCAATTTCTCTACGGCCTCCTGAACACGGTTTCTGTTTTTTTCTTGAGCGGCATCCTGGGAACGGTCCTGGGATTGTTGACGGCAATTGTAAACGCATCCGAAAAAGGCATCGGATCGCGTGTCGGCCGTGGCTACACCAGCCTGGTTCGAGGTATCCCAGAGTTGCTGATTATCCTGGTATTCTATTTCGGCGGCACCGCCGCCATAAGCGCCGTTGTCGGAAGTTATGTTGAAATCGATGCGCTTGCCGCAGGCGTCATCGCCCTAACAATCGTGTTTGGGGGCTATTCGGCTGAAGTCTTTCGCGGGGCAATCAACGCAATCCCGGCAGGCCAGACAGAGGCCGCGGGGTCCTTGGGTTTATCGCCCTGGCAGGTCTGGACTCTCGTCATCATCCCACAGATGATCCCTACCGCCCTTCCGGGTTACGCTAACCTTTGCATATCCTTGATCAAGGACACGTCGCTGATCTCTGTCGTCGGGCTCACCGACGTCATGCGTGTCGCCTACGTCGGTGCCGGATCACTACGCGCTCCCCTTCCATTTTACCTCGCAGCGTCGGCCATCTATCTCGCCCTCACGAGCCTTTGCCTTCTCTCTTTTGCCCTCATGGAGCGGCGGTTTTCTAGCCAGTATGCAACGGGGGGCGCGGAGTCATGA
- a CDS encoding ABC transporter permease yields the protein MNLAVIYEALATLPSGLALTFTLTAASLIAGFSLSVPLAILRVSRRKWLSFPVLAYTYAFRGTPLLVQLFLVYYGAGQISFVRHGVLWPLMREPFWCALLAFTLNSTAHATEVFRGGIQAVPRGQIEAAKALGLTRLQTFRLITFPLMMRITLPAYTNEVIGMLKASSLASTITLLEITGLARKLVSATFAPYEVFLVAGALYVGLTFVVATLSGALERHWNVANYASGTQVRGRDADITVPKRLQDGRLRMTNSQSINQ from the coding sequence ATGAACCTCGCTGTCATCTACGAGGCGCTGGCGACGCTTCCCTCTGGCCTGGCTCTCACCTTCACCCTGACAGCCGCATCGCTCATTGCCGGGTTTTCGCTATCGGTACCGCTGGCAATCCTGCGTGTGTCAAGAAGAAAGTGGCTGTCCTTTCCGGTGCTTGCCTATACGTATGCCTTTCGCGGCACGCCGCTGCTGGTCCAGCTTTTCCTTGTCTACTACGGCGCCGGACAAATATCGTTTGTTCGGCACGGCGTTCTTTGGCCTCTGATGCGTGAACCATTCTGGTGCGCGCTGCTCGCCTTCACGTTAAACAGCACCGCCCATGCGACGGAGGTCTTTCGGGGTGGAATTCAGGCCGTACCACGCGGGCAGATCGAGGCTGCAAAGGCTCTTGGTCTGACCCGGCTTCAGACTTTCCGACTGATCACATTTCCACTGATGATGCGGATCACACTGCCCGCTTATACGAATGAAGTCATTGGCATGCTGAAGGCAAGCTCGCTCGCAAGCACGATCACCTTGCTCGAGATCACCGGTTTGGCGCGAAAACTGGTTTCGGCAACCTTCGCCCCATACGAAGTATTCCTCGTAGCTGGCGCGCTTTACGTCGGTCTCACATTCGTTGTCGCGACGCTCTCGGGCGCGCTTGAACGACACTGGAACGTCGCGAATTACGCATCTGGCACTCAGGTGCGCGGCCGTGACGCCGATATCACGGTTCCCAAGCGCCTACAGGACGGACGATTGCGCATGACGAACTCTCAATCCATCAATCAATAA
- a CDS encoding transporter substrate-binding domain-containing protein: MRKSVAISAILYLSLGITSLTAAERKSLTIASEGASPPWNAIGSSGELTGFDIDVGKELCRRMSLDCEFVPQDWDGIIPALTVGKFDAIMSGMAITERRKKSIAFSQPYAGGFNQLVVRKDLNLPPTDTSQKLDLTEIDAGKKQTLDQLKAALSGKTFGVLRSSNSEVVLNALFGSVATVRGYDSQDNLHLDLSAERIDGGLADYFTWKTFLDSEDGDIAAFYGPQLSGGAWGPGVGVGTRLGDPDLVAAFDAAIAAARADGTLKRLSVQWFGIDVSPSSFR, from the coding sequence ATGAGAAAATCAGTCGCGATTTCTGCAATCCTCTATCTTTCGCTCGGCATCACAAGTCTTACTGCCGCAGAAAGAAAATCACTCACCATTGCATCGGAAGGAGCATCGCCGCCGTGGAACGCGATCGGATCCTCGGGTGAGCTTACCGGTTTCGACATAGATGTCGGAAAAGAGCTTTGCCGACGGATGTCACTGGACTGCGAATTCGTGCCGCAAGACTGGGATGGTATCATCCCTGCCCTGACGGTTGGAAAATTCGATGCAATCATGTCGGGAATGGCGATAACAGAGAGGCGGAAGAAATCGATCGCTTTCTCGCAGCCCTATGCCGGCGGTTTCAATCAACTCGTGGTGCGCAAAGATCTCAACCTTCCGCCAACTGACACATCGCAGAAACTGGACCTTACTGAGATTGACGCCGGAAAGAAGCAGACCCTGGACCAGTTGAAAGCAGCTCTCAGTGGAAAGACTTTTGGCGTTCTGCGGTCCTCCAACTCCGAGGTTGTTCTCAACGCGTTGTTCGGCTCAGTTGCGACGGTCAGAGGCTATGATTCCCAAGACAATTTGCATCTCGACCTTAGCGCAGAACGGATCGACGGTGGTCTTGCGGACTATTTCACCTGGAAAACATTCCTGGACAGCGAGGACGGCGATATTGCCGCGTTCTATGGTCCGCAACTCTCCGGGGGAGCGTGGGGACCGGGCGTAGGCGTGGGCACACGCCTAGGGGATCCCGATCTTGTTGCCGCATTCGATGCCGCTATTGCGGCAGCCAGAGCCGACGGAACGCTCAAGCGGCTGAGCGTTCAATGGTTTGGTATCGACGTCTCCCCGTCATCATTCCGGTGA
- a CDS encoding CapA family protein, which yields MGSSFTVAVTGQSLIRHDLRAVVDPRFLAVIDIIKAAEVSITNFEMTVYGRHGGWPMKGSYFGCAPPEVMAALKFIGFNTVALANNHAFDLGPSGVLSTLEEASANEFLHAGIGIDRQHAGRVIDKTFPGNNIGLIAMDAGPGLSIMYADDSGKGRPARPGVNQLKVSRLFEVEPPVFNFLRDLQENFQSSYLERANYAQPEDPPNVAGAKEIDFYGTIFRRSDRNLRRILVDPRSALTQLAEIRRSAARGTFVIAYLHHHHWEPDWRIVPTWVQEFARLCIDAGARMFVSHGAPVLQAIEIYRKAPIFYGLGNFLFHAENDEEEWSPREVWESVIASCVFDRDGALRSIDLHPIVIGGTEALNDRQKTRLPFPILVHGATAQDILVGLADRCRMFQTHLTRDGNLGQINVADMEERGWSGSSESPC from the coding sequence ATGGGTTCTTCGTTTACGGTAGCCGTGACTGGCCAATCGCTCATCCGCCACGACCTTCGCGCTGTCGTCGATCCCCGGTTCTTGGCCGTTATCGACATCATCAAGGCGGCCGAAGTCTCCATCACAAACTTTGAGATGACAGTCTATGGCCGACACGGCGGCTGGCCGATGAAGGGTTCTTATTTTGGCTGTGCCCCGCCCGAGGTCATGGCAGCGCTGAAGTTCATCGGTTTCAATACCGTGGCCCTTGCAAATAATCATGCCTTCGACCTCGGTCCATCCGGGGTCCTGTCGACCCTGGAAGAGGCAAGCGCGAATGAATTTCTTCATGCCGGGATAGGAATAGACAGACAGCACGCCGGCAGGGTGATCGACAAAACATTCCCCGGCAACAACATCGGATTGATCGCTATGGATGCCGGACCCGGGCTTTCTATCATGTATGCAGACGATTCAGGAAAGGGACGCCCTGCACGACCGGGCGTCAATCAACTCAAAGTTTCACGACTGTTTGAAGTCGAGCCGCCGGTCTTCAACTTCCTGAGAGATTTGCAGGAGAACTTTCAAAGCAGCTATCTTGAGCGTGCAAACTACGCTCAGCCAGAAGATCCGCCAAATGTTGCCGGGGCCAAGGAAATCGACTTCTATGGAACGATTTTCCGGCGGTCCGACCGAAATTTACGGCGCATCCTAGTCGATCCGCGCAGTGCACTGACCCAGCTCGCAGAAATCAGGAGGTCGGCCGCGCGAGGCACCTTTGTGATCGCTTATCTTCACCATCACCATTGGGAGCCGGACTGGCGCATTGTCCCAACCTGGGTCCAGGAATTTGCCCGTTTGTGTATCGATGCTGGTGCTCGGATGTTCGTCAGCCACGGAGCACCTGTTCTTCAAGCGATCGAGATTTACAGAAAAGCCCCGATCTTTTATGGTCTGGGCAATTTCCTCTTCCATGCAGAAAATGATGAAGAGGAGTGGAGTCCGCGAGAAGTTTGGGAAAGCGTCATCGCCTCGTGTGTGTTTGATAGGGACGGCGCGCTACGAAGTATTGACCTTCACCCGATCGTCATTGGAGGAACGGAGGCGCTTAACGATCGGCAAAAAACGCGCCTCCCCTTTCCCATTCTGGTTCACGGCGCAACAGCTCAAGACATTTTGGTTGGGCTTGCTGATCGTTGCCGGATGTTCCAAACGCATCTCACTCGTGATGGAAACCTTGGCCAAATCAATGTTGCGGACATGGAAGAAAGAGGATGGTCTGGGTCCTCCGAGTCACCTTGCTAA
- a CDS encoding helix-turn-helix transcriptional regulator, whose amino-acid sequence MDRRGPKAQFRPQKSAMSRQTREIDNLKHPVDRHVGQQIRIRRIQTNVSQSDLAAGIGVSFQQVQKYENGKNRVSASMLYEVASCLKMPVAKLFEGLPEPEGENAGPVVSNIDERIAYISTAEGRRLIENVLQLPQRVRSRVIALVNSIAEEELEEQLRVPGEVGS is encoded by the coding sequence ATGGATCGTCGAGGACCAAAAGCTCAGTTCAGGCCGCAAAAGTCCGCCATGTCGCGTCAAACACGCGAAATAGATAATCTAAAACACCCTGTAGATAGGCATGTCGGTCAGCAGATCCGCATCCGCAGGATCCAAACCAATGTGTCGCAAAGTGATCTCGCAGCCGGGATCGGCGTCAGCTTTCAACAGGTCCAGAAATACGAAAACGGCAAGAACCGGGTCAGCGCCTCCATGCTCTATGAAGTCGCGAGTTGCCTGAAAATGCCCGTGGCCAAGCTGTTTGAGGGCCTTCCAGAACCGGAGGGCGAAAATGCGGGGCCCGTGGTCAGCAACATTGATGAGCGCATCGCCTACATCTCAACCGCGGAAGGCCGTCGGTTGATTGAGAATGTTCTTCAGTTGCCGCAGCGCGTTCGCAGCCGGGTCATAGCCCTTGTGAACTCGATCGCCGAGGAAGAGCTGGAAGAGCAACTGCGTGTTCCAGGTGAAGTGGGCAGCTAG
- a CDS encoding helix-turn-helix transcriptional regulator — translation MEIREVFARNLKAMREARGFSQEELAHRAGIDRTYVSSLERCVYNASIDVVDRLARALDREAAELLKR, via the coding sequence ATGGAAATTCGAGAGGTGTTTGCGCGAAATTTGAAAGCTATGCGGGAGGCTAGAGGCTTCTCGCAGGAGGAACTCGCTCATCGAGCTGGGATTGACCGCACGTATGTCAGTTCATTGGAGCGATGCGTTTACAACGCAAGCATTGACGTAGTGGACCGCCTTGCCCGGGCTCTTGACAGGGAAGCAGCGGAACTACTCAAGCGCTAA